The sequence below is a genomic window from Candidatus Aminicenantes bacterium.
AGGACGTGATTACCCAACTTGAACCGGTTTTGTTCAAGAAGGTCACGGGACTGACCGTCAAGGACTTCGAGTTATTGGTCAGCCTGGGCGTGTTCAACAGCGCCCTGATGAACGACGCGGTCTACAAGTTTAAACGTTATGAGGACGCCAGTCTGAGCTACACCGGGATCAACAAGCACGATGGTGAAGACATCGGCCTTTACGACACAGTTATCACCAGGAAGGATGCACTGAAAGTGTTCGAGAATATGCCTGCGGGTGCGGGATACGGACGATGAAAGAATGGGCTAACAACCGCATTAGCTCGGAAGGGGAAAAGCTGCGCCGCTTCGCTTTCCAGCTCCTTCCAGTCGGTTATGCGGAGCATTGTGTTTTCTTGGTTCATTACTGAGAATCAAATCAAAATACCCAGGGGGCTGAAATGAAGAAAGCAATCCAGACAGACAAAGCGCCGGCGGCCATCGGGCCCTACAGCCAAGCGGTCGAGGCGGCAGGCACGCTTTACATCTCCGGACAAGTGCCCGTTGACCCTGAAACGGGAAAGATCGTTGCGGGAGGAATCGAAGCCCAGACAGAGAGGGTCCTAGAGAATATCGGCGCCATACTTGAGGCTGCGGGACTCGGGTATGAGCACGTGGTCAAGTCCACCGTACTGCTGGAAGATATCGGCAATTTCGCGCGCATGAACGAGGTATACAAGCGATTCTATAAAGACAATCCCCCGGCCCGTGCCGCCTTTCAAGTGGCGGCCCTGCCACTGGGCGCGATGATCGAGATCGAAACCATCGCGGTCCGGAATTGAAGCTATTCTTCGGGCGATATCCGCTGAATTCCAGGGAAAACAACGTCGGCAGCAAGCGCTTTTTCTGATTGCGATCGCGAAAACCGCCGTGTTCGGATAGAAGAAATATAGGGGAATGGTGGTTGACATTCCGTTTGCACAAAACTAAATTACTTTCATGCGCATAAATGAGAAGGCTTTTACAGGCGTCCATTCCCGGGGAATTGGTTGATGAAGCGCCGGGAGTTTATGACGACACTTTCCGGTCTCGGCATTTTATCCGCCGCTCCAAACCTGTTTTCCACCCAGTCCCCGGGCGGTTCCGCTTCAACCCCGGCCAAAATGGCGTATCGCAGATTGGGAAGGACCGGCCTGAGGATCTCCGCGGTCAGCCTGGGGGGCAGTCCGGTCCCGAATGAGTCGGTGTTCCGCCTGGCCATGGACCGGGGCGTCAATTACGTGGACACATCCTCTTCCTACATGAACGGTAACAGCGAGAGCATCATCGGCCGGCTGATCGCTGATCGGAGGGACCGTTTCATTGTGGCCACCAAGTTCCACCCGGGGCGACGGTATCGTTCCACTGCCGGTTTGATTGAGGAAGCTGAAGGTAGTTTGCGGCGCCTGAATTCCGACTATATCGATGTACTGCTGGTTCACGGCGCACGGGACCCTGATCTGCTCAAGGCGGATTATGTACTGGAGGCATTTGCAAAACTGAAACAGCAGGGCAAAATCCGTTTTACCGGAGTTTCCTGCCATCACGATCCGGTCCGTGTACTGCTTCCGGCGATCGAGAGTGGTCACTACGACATGATCTCCCTTGCGTACAATGTCTATTCCGGAAGCCGGGTTGAGGAAGGCGGGGTGTATACCGACTACCTGCAAGAGGCGGGAATTTCAAAGATCCTGAATGCAGCGTCGCAAAAGGACCTGGGGGTTATTGCCATGAAAGTGATGGCCGGCGGGGAGCGTCAGGAATTGTCCCGTTTCCGGGCGGAGGGAGTCAGCCCGCCCCAGGCCAAGATCAAGTGGGTGCTGGCGGATCAGCGGGTGTCCGGGATCATCACGGAGATGTTGAATTTCAACATACTGCAGGAGAACCTCGGGGCCCTGGCCGGCCCCATCACGCAACGTGAACAGGCCTGCCTGAATCGCCACGTAAAGAAAAACTCCGCCACATATTGCCGCATGTGCGGGATTTGCGAAAGTGTTTGTCCCCAGGGAATCGCCATTTCCGACATCATGCGCTACAGTCTGTATTACCGCGGCTACGGCAAAACCCGCGAAGCCCGGACCGCCTATCGGAG
It includes:
- a CDS encoding RidA family protein — translated: MKKAIQTDKAPAAIGPYSQAVEAAGTLYISGQVPVDPETGKIVAGGIEAQTERVLENIGAILEAAGLGYEHVVKSTVLLEDIGNFARMNEVYKRFYKDNPPARAAFQVAALPLGAMIEIETIAVRN